The following coding sequences lie in one Anticarsia gemmatalis isolate Benzon Research Colony breed Stoneville strain chromosome 16, ilAntGemm2 primary, whole genome shotgun sequence genomic window:
- the LOC142979320 gene encoding carboxypeptidase B-like, with amino-acid sequence MNMVQSCCSRRADPTLFHIYDEGDFNDQSQIKRAESGTQTKLGNKDSRAVLYKSPSHKTKKRKIKLMDWKKYHRLNVIYSFLDDLERDYPAICTVTVIGKSVEGRDIKMLKISNSNASNKAVWLDAAIHSREWISTAVVTYIADLLVRKFDSLPPAVVNKDWHIVPVLNPDGYEYSHTHDRMWRKNRARYDGACVGVDLNRNFSYGWGNNGEEGSSEEPNNIFYRGPTPFSEPETAAVRDTILGSSTPFEVYLSFHSYFEMIIFPWGCRKENPPNYLNLLEGGAVISRAIYETHGKTYKVGSTRELTYNACGTSTDWCYSIAKIPYSYMVELRSKKHKFRLPKDQILDTCTETWNGVKSLMDYVDKHSK; translated from the exons ATGAATATGGTACAGTCATGTTGCTCGAGGCGCGCGGACCCCACGCTGTTCCACATCTACGATGAAGGGGACTTCAATGATCAGAGCCAAATCAAACGCGCTGAAAGTGGTACACAGACCAAACTCGGTAACAAAG ATTCCCGCGCCGTGTTATACAAAAGTCCAagccataaaacaaaaaaaagaaaaa TAAAGCTTATGGACTGGAAGAAATATCACAGACTCAACGTGATATATTCGTTTCTGGATGATTTGGAGAGAGACTACCCCGCTATCTGCACTGTGACGGTCATTGGGAAATCAGTCGAAGGAAGAGATATTaag ATGCTAAAGATATCAAACAGCAACGCGAGCAACAAGGCGGTGTGGTTGGACGCGGCGATACACTCTCGCGAATGGATCAGCACCGCGGTCGTTACATACATCGCTGACCTACTCGTCAGAAAGTTTGATTCGCTCCCCCCGGCTGTTGTTAATAAAGACTG GCATATAGTACCGGTTCTGAATCCAGATGGCTATGAGTACTCTCACACTCATGATCGCATGTGGAGAAAAAATAGAGCTCGGTACGACGGCGCGTGTGTGGGAGTCGATCTCAACAGAAATTTCAG CTATGGTTGGGGAAACAACGGAGAGGAAGGGTCGTCTGAAGAACCTAACAATATTTTCTACAGAGGCCCAACACCTTTTTCAGAACCTGAAACTGCTGCAGTTCGG GATACCATCTTGGGATCCTCGACGCCCTTCGAAGTGTATCTGTCCTTCCATAGTTACTTCGAGATGATAATTTTTCCATGGGGCTGCCGAAAGGAGAACCCTCCTAATTACCTGAACCTACTTGAAGGTGGTGCGGTCATATCAAGG GCGATATATGAAACCCACGGGAAAACCTACAAGGTAGGCAGCACGAGAGAACTCACGTACAACGCGTGCGGGACCAGTACCGACTGGTGCTATTCGATAGCGAAAATCCCCTACTCCTACATGGTGGAGCTGAgaagtaaaaaacataaatttagaTTGCCAAAAGACCAAATCTTAGACACTTGCACCGAAACATGGAATGGTGTCAAGAGTCTAATGGATTACGTcgataaacattcaaaataa
- the LOC142979321 gene encoding carboxypeptidase B-like, which yields MPSNETASSIKVARKDARYQIWDVKCIKDGQRMFMKNLDNKGAIIINSDNPSSMEVLVEGLRAMQVDKLLREREIAYEVIMNDAMGHVSAVPRRLRSPLISRPRSPFKSERGFDWKDFYPLTLIYQFMDDLEKCYPSTCTVCVIGKTVEGRDIKLLKISNSDANNTGIWLDGTTHAREWITASAVTYIADYVARNFSSLPNNVTNKDWYFLPVVNPDGYIYSHTQDRMWRKSRARFGNAITGVDLNRNFGYCWGNPGNNANENASGDPYSINYRGIDAFSEPETIAIKDIILYSGTPFKIFLTFHACSEVISFPWCHTADPCPDYVNLLEGATVMAKAIYETNGRMYKVGNFKDIMYNACGTSIDWSYGTAHIPFSYLLELRSKQDRFLLPREEIQDCCKEALNGVLALLEFVDRKKCLNCTVITKKLRQ from the exons CCATCATCATAAATAGCGATAACCCAAGCTCGATGGAGGTGCTAGTGGAAGGGTTGCGGGCGATGCAGGTGGACAAGCTGTTGCGCGAGAGGGAGATAGCGTACGAGGTGATCATGAACGACGCGATGGGCCACGTGAGCGCAGTGCCGCGGCGCCTACGCAGCCCCCTCATCTCAAGACCGCGGTCGCCCTTTAAATCAG AGCGCGGTTTTGACTGGAAGGACTTTTACCCCCTTACATTGATATATCAGTTTATGGATGACTTGGAGAAATGTTATCCATCGACGTGCACCGTGTGTGTTATCGGCAAGACTGTGGAGGGTAGAGATATCAAG TtgcttaaaatatcaaacagcgATGCGAACAACACAGGGATATGGCTGGACGGGACGACTCACGCGAGAGAGTGGATCACGGCGTCAGCAGTCACTTACATAGCTGATTACGTAGCCAGGAACTTCTCCTCATTACCAAACAACGTCACTAATAAAGATTG GTATTTCTTGCCAGTAGTTAATCCCGACGGCTATATCTATTCACATACACAAGACAGAATGTGGCGCAAGAGCAGAGCTCGATTTGGAAATGCGATTACGGGTGTTGATCTAAATAGAAATTTTGG ATACTGTTGGGGTAACCCGGGTAATAATGCCAACGAAAATGCATCTGGCGATCCTTACAGCATTAATTACCGCGGCATAGATGCATTTTCAGAACCAGAAACAATTGCAATTAAG gatataattttatactccGGGACtccattcaaaatattcttaacattTCACGCTTGTAGTGAAGTAATCTCCTTTCCTTGGTGCCACACTGCTGATCCATGTCCTGACTACGTTAACTTATTAGAGGGTGCTACTGTTATGGCTAAA gCTATCTATGAGACAAACGGTCGCATGTATAAAGTTGGCAACTTCAAAGATATCATGTATAATGCTTGTGGAACAAGCATTGATTGGAGTTACGGAACAGCTCACATCCCTTTCTCCTATCTTCTCGAGCTAAGAAGTAAACAAGACCGTTTCTTACTGCCGCGAGAAGAAATACAAGATTGTTGTAAAGAAGCCCTCAACGGAGTACTAGCCCTCCTAGAGTTTGTAGATcgaaaaaagtgtttaaattgtaccgttattacaaaaaaactcaGACAATAA